From Neofelis nebulosa isolate mNeoNeb1 chromosome 14, mNeoNeb1.pri, whole genome shotgun sequence:
ACACTCACGCAGCGCTATGTAAGCATCATGAACCGGCTGCAGAGCCTGGGCTACGACGGGCGGGTGCACCCGGCGCTCACCGAGCAGCTGGTGAACGCCTACGGGATCCTGCGTGAGAGGCCAGAGCTGGCCGCGTCCGAGGGCGGCTCCTACACCGTGGACTTCCTGCAGCGCGTGCTGGTGGAGACCGTGCACCCCAGCATGCTCACCGACACCCTGCTGCTGCTCTCCTGCCTCAACCAGCTGGCGCATGACGATGGCAAGCCTATGTTCATCTGGTGATGCCGGCTGCTGCCAGCCAGGCCCGCTCTGGCCCGCTCCTCGGTGCCAGGCCATTAAAGCTTCCCACACACGCTAGCCGCTGGGCCCCGGGCCAGAACTCCTGGGGGTGCTGCCTCCGCCGGGGTGGCCCACCAGCACCTCCTCCCCCCGCACCCCTTCAATCCTGCTTGCCCTGGGGCTCCAGGCCCACCCCGGGGTCCTTGGAGAGAGCCCCAAGACCAAAGCTGGGCAGCTGTCTGCTGAGGAGCGTGGTGTTCAAAGGTCCCCAGCTGCCGCCGGCCTGCGGGTGAGAGCAGCAGGAGCCCCTGAGACTCGGAGGGGGAAGAGCAGGAAGCAAGGAGGAGCCGACCTGGCAGGGAAGGGCCGTGGCTGTGCCAGCAGCATTAGCGCTGTACAGAGAGCTAAAGCCTGGGTGCAGAGTGGAAGGCAGAAGACAAGGATGTGGACGTGGGGACCCTTCCCTCTGTCCTAGGCCAGGAAGAGGGCGgcgggagagggggcagggagggctccTGGAGCCTCACTAAGGGGAAGAGGACATTAGATGGACGGGACCCCGGAGAAAGTAGACTCACCCAAATCCTAGCGAGGGGCAGCCCAGGGAGATGTGGCCGATTCCTAAGGCTCCACAGGGTTCCGAGCCTCAGAGCTGGAGCCGGCAGAACCCACCTgctgcaggggcaggggcagagcgcAGGCAGAATGGGGAAGCCCAAGGGAGCAGCAGAGGGCGGGGCGTGTAAAATGGGACTCCACCAGGGGTAACCTGCAGACTAGGGGGAGGGGCCTGTGGATAGTGCAGGAAACTGAGGACTGGAGGCCAGGATGGGGGTCCTTGCCAGGGTGTGCATGAGAGATGGGCAGTGGGGTAAAGCCCACAGAGTGGCCTCTGGCCCACGAGAGGTAAAGGAGAGGACCTGCccgaggaagggaaggaggctggAGCTGCGATAGGAGGCAAAGGGTGGGCTGAGGAGGTGGGAGCGAGGACCCCAGGCGAGGAGGCTCCTGGAACACCGGTGCTTGCCAGCCAGAGCGCTCTGAGGGAACAGAAGAGTCCCAGGGTTCAACCAGAGGCATCGTATCAGCAACCagcaaggaaggcagggagggagagggttgTGGGGTGTGCTAGGGCCTTCTGGCCCGGGAGCTCCCTGCGCTCTCCACTCCCAGGCCTGCTACTTCAGGGGACCCAGCCAGACCCCCCGCGGAAAGGCAGGGAAGGACTCCACATAGAGCAGTGTGAGATCTAGAGACGGAAATCTCCTAGTTCTGTCTGCCGACAAGGCCTAGCGGCAAGACACAACTGTCGCGGTGAACACGCCCAGcaccagatcttggtttctaaaggGGATCAGGGATTCCTggagaattgggggtgggggtggggggcagaagtccctcctcctccctggcagCAGTCGTGAATGGCTGCCCAGATCCAAACTCCTGGGCAATTTAAGACCCAACCAGGAGAGCGGTGGGCTGTGGTTCACGGCTCAAATGATTCGGATGCGGGCTCAAGCAGGGCCCGGCAGCACCTGACAGAGAGCGGGGCAGCAGGGTCCTGGGAACCAAGGAAGCAGGTACGAGAGGGCCCCCGGATGGGGAGCTGATTTCCATGTGGCTCACGTGTCCTGAGGTTGCGGCGGCGCAAATCCGCACCAACGGCCCCTCACCTCCCGATTGGAAGCTCCTCGGGGTAGGGTCACGGAGCGGTCTGTCACCACGGGGGACAGGCCTCTTAGGGCAGCTCTGCGGGGCTCTCACTGGTGGCAGATTAGGGCGTTCTGAGTCCGTCCCTCCTCTGGAGCTGTGTCTCTGAACTCAGCTGCGGCACACCTGGACCCCGGGAGGCCGGTGGGGCTGGGGTAGACCCCGAAGTCAGGGCCGCTGGAGGGCGCCGGCAATTCCGCGCGGACTTGCGGGCCGGCGGAGGGAGCTGGACGCAGCACGCACCGCACTGCCTCCACCGGCGCTGCGCCCGCCTGCACTAAACAGGGTCGCTCTCCATTTGCTGTAGGCTGCACCCCAATCCCCGCTCGCGTCGGGCAGGTCTGGGGGCTCTCCCGGTGGCGCACAGGGGAGGGCGGGGCAGAGTGGGGCGAGGAGGATCTGGGGGCGGGGCTGCGAAGCCAGGGTCTCTTTCGCTTTCCCTTTTGTTCCCTCCAACGGCCGTCCAGACTCCGCGCGGGAGAGGAGAGCGCGGCTTCCCGGGCGCGCCGGTTGCCGCCTGCGCCCGCGCCCCAGCGATCCCGGGGCACAGCACCTACGCCGTTCCGCGCACAGGTGGCGCCACGTAACCTTGACCCCCGTGACACCCCCGCAGCTCCCGCGGACGCACGCTGGCAGCGACTGGGTCGCAGGGGCGCCGCGAGGCGGAGGAGTCCCGCACATCATGCAGACCCTTCCGGACTGGCCCCCAGCGTCCGGTGCCCCACGGCCCTCTCCCTTCCCGCTCCCGGGACTGCACGCCCTCCACCGCCTGGCTCGAGCCCTGCTCTTCCCGGCTTACTGGGCCCTGGACCGGCTGCTGGGCTGCTGCGCGCCGACCGCGCGCCCCAGCGGCCTGCGGCGGCTGAAAGCCGCTGCGGAAGCTGGGGccgcgctgctgctgctgctgctggtcggCCTGCCCCTGGCCCTGCTCGGGCTGCCGCTCTGGCTGCTCCTGCAGACCTGGCGCCGCCCCTTCTGCTACCAGCCCCCGCCGCAGTGCTGGGAGCCCCCGGCGCCCTGGCGCCCCCCGGCCGAGCCCGCGCGCTGCTTCAGCTTCCTCAGCGCCAACCTGTGCCTGCTCCCCGACGGGCTGGCGCGCTTCAGCAACTTGAAGCACAGCCAGCGGCGGGCCGAGGCTGTGGGCGCCGCGCTGCTCGCCGGCCTGCGGCCCTCGCGCTATGGGGCCACTGGCAGCAGTCCGCCGGGGCCGGGGGCGCCCTGCGGAGTGCTGACAGCCGAGGTGCCGGCAGGTCTGGAATTCGTGTGCCTGCAGGAGGTGTTCGACCTGCGCTCGGCGCACCGCCTCGTGAGCCGCCTAGCGCCCAGTCTGGGCCCGGTGCTGCACGACGTGGGCTCGTGTGGCCTGCAGCCCGGGCCGCACCTCAAGCTGCTCGGCAGCGGGCTGCTGCTGGCCTCGCGCTACCCGCTGCTGCGCGCCGCCTTCCGGTCCTTCCCCCACGCACGTCGCGAGGACGCGCTGGCCTCCAAGGGACTGCTTTCCGCACAGGTACCTGCC
This genomic window contains:
- the LOC131494784 gene encoding sphingomyelin phosphodiesterase 5-like; its protein translation is MQTLPDWPPASGAPRPSPFPLPGLHALHRLARALLFPAYWALDRLLGCCAPTARPSGLRRLKAAAEAGAALLLLLLVGLPLALLGLPLWLLLQTWRRPFCYQPPPQCWEPPAPWRPPAEPARCFSFLSANLCLLPDGLARFSNLKHSQRRAEAVGAALLAGLRPSRYGATGSSPPGPGAPCGVLTAEVPAGLEFVCLQEVFDLRSAHRLVSRLAPSLGPVLHDVGSCGLQPGPHLKLLGSGLLLASRYPLLRAAFRSFPHARREDALASKGLLSAQAQVGILDGRRVVGFLHCTHLHAPSEDGPLRCKQLTLLLDWIEQFEAESRESGEAVAFSVLLGDLNFDNCSSDHAQEQEHQLFSHFRDPCRLGTRRDQPWALGTILSTSTLRHSVACSPEMLRRALEQEEGRRRYLAGPLGGGRRAEPWRGRRLDYIMYRGAVGGPLSPEVEQVTFSTALAGLTDHLAVGLRLRVSVPS